From one Magnetovibrio sp. genomic stretch:
- the cysC gene encoding adenylyl-sulfate kinase → MSHDELTKNRAREAEARNIYIVDHRVDRQDHWQRTGHKGGVLWLTGLSGSGKSTLALGLEQALHQLGYQGYVLDGDNVRAGLNSDLGFSPQDRSENIRRIAEVAALFAQSGTLAITAFISPYQQDRDLAREIVGEGFHEVFVDASLDVCEARDPKGLYKRARAGEIPEFTGISAPYEAPDTPELVVNTSNLGIEPSVHRVLDHVETHFALNRSRLRVA, encoded by the coding sequence ATGAGCCACGATGAACTGACCAAAAACCGCGCCCGTGAGGCGGAAGCCCGCAACATCTACATCGTCGACCACCGCGTCGACCGCCAAGATCATTGGCAGCGCACCGGACACAAGGGCGGCGTGCTGTGGCTGACCGGGCTGTCCGGTTCGGGCAAAAGCACCCTGGCTTTGGGGTTAGAGCAGGCGCTGCACCAGTTGGGCTATCAAGGCTATGTGCTGGATGGCGACAACGTGCGCGCGGGCCTCAACAGCGATTTGGGCTTTTCGCCGCAAGATCGCAGCGAAAACATTCGTCGCATCGCCGAGGTCGCGGCCTTGTTTGCCCAATCGGGTACCTTGGCGATCACGGCTTTCATCTCGCCTTACCAACAAGATCGCGATCTGGCGCGTGAAATCGTCGGCGAGGGGTTTCACGAGGTGTTCGTCGATGCATCCTTGGACGTGTGCGAGGCGCGCGACCCCAAGGGGTTGTACAAACGCGCACGGGCTGGGGAAATCCCCGAATTCACGGGCATCAGTGCGCCCTACGAAGCCCCCGATACGCCGGAGCTGGTGGTCAACACCTCAAACTTGGGCATCGAGCCATCGGTGCACCGCGTTCTCGATCATGTGGAAACGCATTTCGCGCTCAACCGCAGCCGGTTGCGGGTGGCGTGA
- a CDS encoding ABC transporter substrate-binding protein encodes MVARPAKLSFIATIAVWFTIGILVVATPQSARSEEATEEAFVIGLNADMSSASAESGEAIRRGMVVAIDEINAAGGILGKPLRLKIRDHRGNPARGIDNIDAFGAEDDVIAVMGGLHTPVSMAELPNVQRHNLIYLVPWAAGTQIVDNGFTPNPVFRVSVRDEYAGRFLALEAQRRGFKSVGLLLENTGWGRSNETAMRTVAAEIDLDIADTQWFGWGVKGLKPQVEALRTSGAQAIILVANAREGAVAVNAVARMKSQQRLPVVSHWGITGGRFVETLGDDIEAVDLTFLQTYSFLRPTRPERADAFLARYYDLFPDTQRKAQEILSPVGTAHAYDLTHMLARAATQAGSVDPDKLRLALENLGRYEGLVKVYDPPFTNNHHDALILTDFTLARFLKSGAIVPVRR; translated from the coding sequence GTGGTCGCACGACCTGCAAAATTGAGTTTTATTGCTACGATCGCGGTCTGGTTCACGATTGGGATACTCGTCGTGGCAACGCCTCAATCTGCACGATCCGAAGAAGCGACCGAAGAGGCCTTCGTCATCGGCTTAAACGCCGACATGTCCTCGGCGTCGGCGGAGTCCGGCGAAGCCATCCGCCGCGGCATGGTTGTCGCCATCGACGAAATCAACGCTGCCGGCGGCATACTCGGCAAGCCTTTGCGCCTGAAGATCCGCGACCATCGTGGAAACCCGGCGCGCGGCATCGACAACATCGACGCCTTTGGCGCCGAAGACGATGTGATCGCCGTGATGGGCGGACTGCACACTCCCGTTTCCATGGCCGAATTGCCGAACGTGCAGCGCCACAATCTGATCTATCTCGTACCATGGGCTGCCGGCACGCAAATCGTTGATAACGGTTTCACACCCAATCCGGTTTTTCGCGTTTCTGTCCGCGATGAATACGCCGGCCGTTTCCTCGCGCTGGAAGCTCAAAGGCGCGGTTTCAAATCCGTTGGGTTATTGCTGGAAAACACCGGATGGGGGCGGTCCAACGAAACGGCGATGAGAACAGTGGCTGCCGAAATCGATCTGGATATTGCAGACACACAATGGTTCGGCTGGGGGGTGAAAGGCCTCAAGCCACAAGTCGAGGCGCTGCGCACGAGCGGGGCGCAAGCCATCATTCTGGTCGCTAACGCCCGCGAAGGCGCCGTCGCCGTGAACGCCGTCGCCCGAATGAAATCCCAACAACGATTACCGGTGGTTTCCCACTGGGGTATCACCGGGGGAAGATTTGTTGAGACGCTCGGCGACGATATTGAAGCTGTCGACTTGACCTTCTTGCAGACCTACTCATTCCTGCGCCCAACCCGACCAGAACGAGCGGATGCGTTTCTCGCCCGTTACTACGATCTTTTTCCCGACACGCAGCGCAAAGCGCAAGAGATCCTCTCCCCGGTCGGCACCGCCCATGCATACGATCTAACCCATATGCTGGCACGCGCCGCCACTCAGGCGGGATCGGTCGATCCGGACAAACTGCGTTTGGCGTTGGAAAATTTAGGGCGTTACGAAGGCCTCGTTAAGGTTTACGATCCCCCCTTCACGAACAACCATCACGACGCCCTGATCTTGACCGATTTTACGCTTGCGCGTTTTTTAAAAAGCGGCGCAATCGTTCCCGTGAGAAGGTGA
- a CDS encoding P-II family nitrogen regulator: MKKIEAIIKPFKLDEVKDALHEVGLQGITVLEAKGFGRQKGHTELYRGAEYVVDFLPKVKLEVVLDDSLVERAVEAIQQAAHTGRIGDGKIFILPVEEAIRVRTGETGSEAI, translated from the coding sequence ATGAAAAAAATCGAAGCCATCATCAAACCCTTCAAACTGGACGAAGTGAAGGACGCTCTTCACGAAGTGGGCCTGCAAGGCATCACGGTCCTCGAAGCGAAGGGGTTTGGCCGTCAGAAAGGACATACCGAGCTGTACCGCGGTGCAGAGTACGTCGTTGATTTCCTGCCCAAGGTCAAACTTGAGGTGGTGTTGGACGACAGCCTCGTCGAGCGTGCGGTAGAAGCCATCCAGCAAGCCGCGCACACCGGCCGAATTGGCGATGGCAAAATCTTTATTCTGCCTGTTGAAGAGGCGATCCGGGTTCGCACTGGCGAAACAGGATCGGAAGCCATTTAA
- a CDS encoding ATP-binding protein: MTTSHPHATPLLGSKTARRLLYQLLPLALVVLVGIGLIVEKVARSQLEADADANLKRLATQSSLALRNRLDIIQDAATAIAANEILVNAIIDTSSRTHLTAFFASLRMPVGGETYITLTDYKGRRLASTTQSVNGFTHQPWLDRVMNGERVLEITRTKMVLAVPVLYNGLAEGMVVVEFPQATMFEIFRLDRANEANAVLYKGRVITSTAPEFVLGGEVIFANSTDRHKDWFVVRIPVIGLEGFELLVGQPKAVTFASLSNIHLALLFSGILLALTTTLAIVITLRIFSSPLSALTLAVGQIHDANDLTHTTTITGPDEFQELAAAFDTMRVRLKETLTAQNVAETANKAKSEFLSSMSHELRTPLNAILGFSQLLELDRKPQLTERQLEMVHQISRGGTHLLGLIDDILDLAKIEANKLPISIERVHPHHIVSNALALIETMAKKHNVRLIKDSSDDCSKCDKTCTIMVDHNRFSQVLLNLLSNAVKYNRNGGEVTFTCNRLNNGYMRFTISDTGMGVAPDLQEGLFAPFNRLGAENSTIEGTGIGLTITKTLTEMMGGRIDFTSREGVGSDFWVDFPIAEDLPYMNDLDTNDETPPLPADAANVGRSTVLYIEDNPSNLELMEIIFEKLDNVRMISAHTAELGLEIAERERPALILMDINLPGMDGMEALKVIQRTPSIDKTPVIAVSANAMKNDVERALELGFKAYIAKPFQVNEILSTVQATLDAQTSST; this comes from the coding sequence GTGACGACGAGCCACCCCCATGCCACACCCCTACTCGGGTCAAAAACTGCACGGCGGCTGTTGTACCAGCTGCTGCCGCTGGCGTTGGTGGTCTTGGTTGGGATCGGCCTGATCGTCGAAAAGGTTGCCCGCTCACAACTCGAAGCCGATGCCGACGCGAACCTCAAACGTCTTGCCACGCAAAGCAGCTTGGCGCTGCGAAATCGCCTCGACATCATCCAAGATGCCGCAACCGCGATCGCCGCCAACGAAATCCTCGTCAACGCCATAATCGACACGTCGTCGCGTACGCATCTCACGGCATTTTTCGCCTCATTGCGCATGCCCGTCGGCGGCGAAACCTACATCACCCTTACCGATTACAAAGGACGAAGACTGGCCAGCACGACGCAATCCGTCAATGGCTTCACCCATCAGCCCTGGCTTGACCGGGTGATGAACGGCGAGCGGGTACTCGAAATCACCCGCACGAAAATGGTGTTGGCGGTGCCGGTGTTGTACAATGGCTTGGCGGAAGGCATGGTGGTCGTCGAATTTCCCCAAGCGACAATGTTCGAGATCTTCCGCCTAGACCGCGCGAACGAGGCCAACGCCGTCCTTTACAAAGGACGCGTGATCACGTCGACGGCCCCTGAATTCGTCCTCGGCGGCGAAGTGATTTTCGCCAACAGCACAGACCGTCACAAAGATTGGTTCGTGGTGCGTATCCCCGTCATCGGGTTGGAGGGGTTCGAGCTGTTGGTTGGCCAACCCAAAGCCGTCACCTTCGCGTCACTTAGCAACATACATCTCGCGTTGCTGTTCAGCGGCATTCTCCTTGCACTCACCACCACCCTCGCCATCGTCATCACGCTTAGAATTTTTTCCTCCCCCCTATCGGCGCTGACCCTGGCCGTCGGCCAAATCCATGATGCCAACGACCTGACGCATACCACCACCATCACCGGTCCGGACGAATTTCAAGAACTGGCCGCAGCTTTCGATACCATGCGTGTGCGTTTGAAAGAAACACTCACAGCACAAAACGTCGCCGAGACCGCCAACAAGGCCAAATCCGAATTTCTGTCGTCCATGAGCCATGAACTGCGCACGCCGCTCAACGCCATCCTCGGCTTCAGCCAATTGCTGGAACTCGATCGCAAACCCCAGTTGACGGAACGCCAACTGGAAATGGTTCATCAAATTTCGCGGGGCGGCACGCACCTGCTCGGCCTCATCGACGATATCTTGGACTTGGCCAAGATCGAAGCCAACAAACTGCCAATTTCCATCGAACGCGTTCACCCCCATCACATCGTCTCCAATGCGTTGGCATTGATCGAAACCATGGCCAAAAAGCACAATGTCAGATTGATCAAGGACAGCAGTGATGACTGCTCGAAGTGTGACAAGACATGCACGATCATGGTCGATCACAACCGCTTCAGCCAGGTGCTGTTGAACTTGCTCAGCAACGCCGTCAAATACAACCGCAATGGCGGCGAAGTCACATTCACCTGTAACCGCCTAAATAATGGATACATGCGCTTCACCATCTCCGATACCGGCATGGGTGTTGCGCCCGACCTGCAAGAGGGCCTGTTCGCGCCGTTCAACCGCCTCGGTGCTGAAAACAGCACCATCGAAGGCACGGGTATTGGCCTCACCATCACCAAAACGCTGACCGAAATGATGGGCGGACGCATTGATTTCACCAGCCGCGAAGGGGTAGGCTCAGACTTCTGGGTCGATTTCCCCATTGCCGAGGACCTGCCGTATATGAACGATCTAGATACAAACGATGAAACGCCGCCCCTGCCTGCGGACGCAGCGAATGTGGGGCGGAGCACCGTGCTTTATATCGAAGACAATCCATCCAATCTGGAATTGATGGAAATTATTTTCGAAAAGCTGGATAACGTGCGCATGATTTCGGCCCACACGGCGGAACTCGGTCTGGAAATCGCTGAACGCGAGCGCCCCGCGCTGATCTTGATGGACATCAACCTACCGGGCATGGACGGGATGGAGGCTTTGAAGGTCATTCAAAGAACCCCATCCATCGACAAAACACCGGTTATCGCGGTGTCCGCCAACGCCATGAAAAACGACGTCGAACGCGCCCTGGAACTGGGTTTCAAGGCCTATATCGCCAAGCCGTTTCAGGTCAACGAGATCCTTTCGACCGTTCAGGCCACCCTGGATGCGCAAACGTCCTCGACTTGA
- the glnA gene encoding type I glutamate--ammonia ligase produces MSLDCKTADDVIKYLKDENIDFVDLRFTDPKGKWQHLTMCSDFVDADAFEDGIMFDGSSIEGWKAINESDMSLIPDATTAVMDPFSAQPQMILFCDVREPSTGQGYNRDPRSVAKRAEEYLKSTGIGDTAYFGPELEFFVFDDVRFDVSMNRCSYEFDSDEGPYVTGKIMEESNLGHRPHVKGGYFPVPPVDSGHDLRAEMVTVMKEMGLVMDKHHHEVAPSQHELGMTFSTLVRSADNIQINKYCTHMTAHTYGKTATFMPKPVAGDNGSGMHTHMSIWKDGKPNFAGNGYADLSEEALYYIGGIIHHAKALNAFTNPSTNSYKRLIPGFEAPVLLAYSARNRSASCRIPYVASPKGKRVEVRFPDPTANPYLAFTAMMMAGLDGIQNKIHPGDAMDKNLYDLPPAELAEVPTVCGSLREALEALDADREFLKKGGVMDDDMIDGYLDLKWEDVYNFEHTPHPVEWQMYYSC; encoded by the coding sequence ATGTCTTTGGATTGCAAGACCGCTGATGACGTCATCAAATACCTGAAAGACGAAAACATCGATTTCGTCGATCTGCGTTTCACCGACCCCAAGGGTAAATGGCAGCACCTCACCATGTGCTCCGACTTCGTCGACGCCGATGCGTTCGAAGACGGCATCATGTTCGACGGTTCGTCCATCGAAGGCTGGAAAGCCATCAACGAATCCGACATGTCGCTGATCCCCGATGCGACCACCGCCGTGATGGATCCGTTCTCCGCTCAGCCGCAGATGATCCTGTTCTGCGACGTGCGCGAGCCGTCCACCGGCCAAGGCTACAACCGCGATCCGCGTTCGGTCGCCAAGCGCGCCGAAGAATACCTGAAGTCCACCGGCATCGGCGACACCGCCTACTTCGGTCCGGAACTCGAATTCTTCGTCTTCGACGACGTGCGCTTCGACGTGTCCATGAACCGTTGCTCCTACGAATTCGACAGTGACGAAGGTCCCTACGTCACCGGCAAGATCATGGAAGAAAGCAACCTCGGTCACCGTCCGCACGTCAAGGGCGGCTACTTCCCGGTTCCCCCCGTTGACAGCGGCCACGATCTGCGCGCCGAAATGGTCACCGTGATGAAGGAAATGGGCCTGGTCATGGACAAGCACCACCACGAAGTGGCGCCGTCCCAGCACGAACTTGGCATGACCTTCTCCACCTTGGTTCGTTCCGCCGACAACATCCAGATCAACAAATACTGCACCCATATGACCGCGCACACCTACGGCAAGACGGCGACCTTCATGCCGAAGCCGGTGGCTGGCGACAACGGTTCGGGCATGCACACCCACATGTCGATCTGGAAAGACGGCAAGCCGAACTTCGCAGGCAACGGCTACGCCGACCTGTCCGAAGAAGCGCTCTACTACATCGGCGGCATCATCCACCACGCCAAGGCGCTGAACGCCTTCACCAACCCGTCGACCAACTCCTACAAGCGTCTGATCCCGGGTTTTGAAGCTCCGGTTCTGTTGGCCTACTCGGCACGCAACCGTTCCGCTTCTTGCCGCATCCCGTATGTCGCTTCGCCGAAGGGCAAGCGCGTCGAAGTCCGCTTCCCGGACCCGACCGCCAACCCGTACCTGGCCTTCACCGCGATGATGATGGCCGGCCTCGACGGCATCCAGAACAAAATCCACCCCGGCGACGCCATGGACAAGAACCTCTACGACCTGCCGCCGGCAGAGTTGGCCGAAGTTCCGACCGTTTGCGGCAGCCTGCGCGAAGCGCTCGAAGCTCTCGACGCCGACCGCGAGTTCCTCAAAAAGGGCGGCGTGATGGACGACGACATGATCGACGGCTATCTCGATCTGAAGTGGGAAGACGTGTACAACTTCGAACACACCCCGCACCCGGTCGAATGGCAGATGTACTACTCCTGCTAA